The region CCCGCCGAAGCAGCGAAGCCGGCCGAGGCCGCGAAGCCCGCGGCCCAGACCGCGCCCGCGACGAAGGCGGCCAGCGGCGGCGCGCTCAAGATCCTGATGTGGCAAGCCCCGACCATCGTCAACCCGCACCTCTCGCAGGGCACCAAGGACTTCGTGGCGGCTCGCTGCTGCCTGGAGCCGTTGCTGACGGTGGACGCCGAGGGCAAGATCCTCCCCGTGCTGGCGGCCGAGGTGCCTTCGAAGGCGAACGGCGGCCTGAGCGCGGACGGCACGACGGTCACCTACAAGCTGAAGCCGGGCGTCAAGTGGGCGGACGGCCAGCCGTTCACCGCCGACGACGTGGCGTTCACGTTCGACTACGTCACCAACAAGGAAGTCTCCGCGACCACGGCGGGGACGTACCTGCCGTTGGCGAAGGTCGAGGCGCTGGACGTGACCACCGTCAAGGTGACGTTCAAGGAGCCGACGGCCGGCTGGTACCTGCCGTTCTCCGGCCAGCGCGGCCTGATCGTGCCGAAGCACGTGCTGAAGGATCACCCGGGCGCTGAGTCGCGCAATGCGCCGTTCAACCTGAAGGCGTTCGGGACTGGTCCGTACGTGGTGGACGACTTCAAGCCGGGCGATCAGGTGCTCTACCGCCCGAACCCGAACTATCGTGACGCTGGCAAGCCGTACTTCTCGCAGGTCGAGATCAAGGGCGGCGGCGACGCTGCCTCGGCGGCCCGGGCCGTCTTCGAGACCGGCGAGTACGACTACGCCTGGAACCTCCAGGTCGAGGTGCAGGTGCTGACCCAGATCATGCAGGGCGGCAAGGGCGAGCTTGACACGGTGCCAGGCTCGGGTGTCGAGCAGATCCAGCTCAACCAGGCCGACCCGAATAAGGACGTGGATGGCGAGAAGTCGGCCCCGACCACGAAGCATCCGTTCCTGACCGACCGGCGGGTGCGCGAGGCGCTGGCGATCTCCATCGACCGCGAGACGCTGGCGAAGGCGCTCTACGGCCCGACCGGCACGGCCACGCCGAACGTGCTGACCACGCCGACCAGCGTCAACTCGACAACCACCAGACTGGTCTACGATCTGAACCGTGCCAACCAGATCCTTGACGAGGCCGGCTACAAGAAGGGCGGCGATGGCATCCGCACGACCCCCGACGGCCAGCGGATGAAGATGCTGCTGGTCACGTCGGTCAACTCGCTGCGGCAGAAGGAGCAGGCGCTGGTCAAGGACGGCTGGACCAAGATCGGGATCGAGGTCGAGTTGAAGGCCGTTGACTCCGGCTCGTTCTTCTCGGGGGCGGCCGGCAACCCGGACACGGTTAGCAAGTTCAACGCCGACGCCCAGATGTGGAGCACCAGCTTCGACTCGCCGTTTCCGGCCAACATCATGAAGCGGTTCTACAGCAAGGACAAGGCGCGCGACTGGGCGACCAAGGCGAACAGCTGGTCGGCGTCGAACTACATGAAGTTCGCCGACGACGAGTACAACCGGCTGTACGACCAGGCGCTGATCGAGCCGGATCCCGAGAAGAGCCGGCAGCTCTGGATCCAGATGAACGACGTGGTGGTCAACTCGTACGCGGCGATCCCGCTGGTGGATCGGAAGGTCGTGTCGGGGCGGTCGAAGGCACTCAAGGGGACGACCCTCTCGCCGTTCGACGCCGAGACGTTCGGCATCGCCGAGTGGCAGAAGTAGATGGCGGCCAGCGAGGCGGCCCCGGCCGGCGCGACGGCGTGGTACGAGGTCCACGTCGAGCGCGGCGTGACGATGCACGCGGCGGACGGCACGCCGCTGGTGATGGACATCTACCGGCCGATGCAGGACGGCCAGCCCATCGCGGCCGGCCTGCCGACCTTGCTGGAGCGGACGCCGTACGACCGCGCCGGCAGCCGACTGGTGCTCTCGGCCCAGTACTACGCGCGCCGGGGGTACGCCGTGGTCTTGCAGGACGTGCGCGGCCGGTACGACTCGGGCGGCACGTTCCACCACAACCTGAACGTCCCGGATGAGGGGCTGGACGGTCGCGACACCCACGCCTGGATCGTGGGGCAGCCGTGGTCGAACGGGCGGATCGGGACGTTCGGCGGCTCGTTTACGGCGGCGAACCAGCAGGCGGCGGCGCTGCGCGGGGCGGCTGGCCTCCAGGCCCAGGTGCTTCGCGACTGCGGCACGAACTACTACCGGCGGTTCTTCCGCTGGCACGGCGCGTTCAGCCTGACCGGCACGCTGACGTTCTGCACCCACCAGGGCGAGAACGGCCGCGAGGCGCGGGCGAACCCGGCCGTCCGCACGGCCCTCCACGAGATGTACCGCAACCTGGGGGAGTGGATCGACCGGATGCCGATCCAGGCCGGCGAGTCGCCGCTGGCCCAGGCGCCGGAGTACGAGGCGATCTTCCTCAAGACGATGACGGAGGGCGACTTCACCGAGTACTGGAAGGGGCCGGGCGTCCTGATCGAAGGGCGCTGGGACGAGTACCCGAAGGACGTGGCCATCCTGATGGTCTCGGGGTGGTACGGCAACCACGTGGCCGGCAGCTTCGACAAGTTCGTGGAGCTTGGGAAGCGGCTGTCGAAGCCGATCCACCTGATTGTCGGGCCGTGGATTCACGGGCCGGGCATGGGCGAGGAGACGGGCGCGGGCGACATCGAGTGCGGCCCCGACGCGCTGGCGCAGGGTCCGAACCTCGACACGCGCGTGCGCTGGTTCGACCGCTGGGTGCGCGACGTGCCGAACGGCGTGGAGCAGGACGCGCCGCTGAAGCTGTTCGTGATGGGGACCGGCGACGGCCACAAGACCGAGGATGGCAAGCTGTTCCACGGCGGCTACTGGAAGACGGCCTGGACGTGGCCGCTGCCGGAAACGCAGTTCACGACCATGTACCTCCAGCCCGCTGGTGGCCTGGAGACCGTGCCGCCGGCTGCCGACGCCGCTCCCTCGACCTACGACTACGATCCGGCCAATCCGTGCCCGTCCATCGGCGGCTACGCCCACGATAAGGGGCTGCCGTCCGTGGTGCTGGTCGGCGGCCAGGATCAGCGGGGGCGGGCGTCGTTCAGGGCCTGCCGGGGGGACACCCGCCCGCTGGCCGAGCGCGACGACGTGCTGGTCTTCCAGACCGAGCCGCTGGCCGCCGACACCGAGGTCACGGGGCCGCTGGACGTGCGGCTGTTCGTCTCGACCTCGGCCCTGGACACCGACTTCGCGGCCAAGCTGATCGACGTGTACCCGCCGAGCGGCGACTACCCGGACGGCTACGCGTTGCTGCTGTCCGAGGGCATCCTGCGGATGCGGTACCGCGACGACCGGCTAGTCGGCGAGCCGGTGACGCC is a window of Chloroflexota bacterium DNA encoding:
- a CDS encoding peptide ABC transporter substrate-binding protein; the protein is MPTSTRRPSRRSFLLMLSSGVAGAALLTACGQQAPAASKPAESKPAETKPAAPAAAAPTAAPAKPAEAAKPAEAAKPAEAAKPAAQTAPATKAASGGALKILMWQAPTIVNPHLSQGTKDFVAARCCLEPLLTVDAEGKILPVLAAEVPSKANGGLSADGTTVTYKLKPGVKWADGQPFTADDVAFTFDYVTNKEVSATTAGTYLPLAKVEALDVTTVKVTFKEPTAGWYLPFSGQRGLIVPKHVLKDHPGAESRNAPFNLKAFGTGPYVVDDFKPGDQVLYRPNPNYRDAGKPYFSQVEIKGGGDAASAARAVFETGEYDYAWNLQVEVQVLTQIMQGGKGELDTVPGSGVEQIQLNQADPNKDVDGEKSAPTTKHPFLTDRRVREALAISIDRETLAKALYGPTGTATPNVLTTPTSVNSTTTRLVYDLNRANQILDEAGYKKGGDGIRTTPDGQRMKMLLVTSVNSLRQKEQALVKDGWTKIGIEVELKAVDSGSFFSGAAGNPDTVSKFNADAQMWSTSFDSPFPANIMKRFYSKDKARDWATKANSWSASNYMKFADDEYNRLYDQALIEPDPEKSRQLWIQMNDVVVNSYAAIPLVDRKVVSGRSKALKGTTLSPFDAETFGIAEWQK
- a CDS encoding CocE/NonD family hydrolase; the encoded protein is MAASEAAPAGATAWYEVHVERGVTMHAADGTPLVMDIYRPMQDGQPIAAGLPTLLERTPYDRAGSRLVLSAQYYARRGYAVVLQDVRGRYDSGGTFHHNLNVPDEGLDGRDTHAWIVGQPWSNGRIGTFGGSFTAANQQAAALRGAAGLQAQVLRDCGTNYYRRFFRWHGAFSLTGTLTFCTHQGENGREARANPAVRTALHEMYRNLGEWIDRMPIQAGESPLAQAPEYEAIFLKTMTEGDFTEYWKGPGVLIEGRWDEYPKDVAILMVSGWYGNHVAGSFDKFVELGKRLSKPIHLIVGPWIHGPGMGEETGAGDIECGPDALAQGPNLDTRVRWFDRWVRDVPNGVEQDAPLKLFVMGTGDGHKTEDGKLFHGGYWKTAWTWPLPETQFTTMYLQPAGGLETVPPAADAAPSTYDYDPANPCPSIGGYAHDKGLPSVVLVGGQDQRGRASFRACRGDTRPLAERDDVLVFQTEPLAADTEVTGPLDVRLFVSTSALDTDFAAKLIDVYPPSGDYPDGYALLLSEGILRMRYRDDRLVGEPVTPGEVYEIALDLQPTGNVFKRGHRIRLDVTSSSFPEFDANPNTGEPLGRHTHTVVAHQTVFHDAARPSRVMLPIIPGGR